CACTTAAGAGGAAATGTCTACGTCCAGTATCGAACGTACGTATTTCATTTTGTACATTTGACATTTTTATTGCTTTCGGTCTCTCAGATTACATATGAAGAATGTAGAAGCAGCCGGCAGACATAGACTGTAGAGTAGCGCTGCCATTAATGGAAAACTATGCAGAAATGACAAACCTCTCACTAGTCCAATCGCTCTTCAGCTGGGGATCAGGCCCTTGTGCTATGTGACTGAGCAGAATTGATAGAAATGCTCTGTGGCTGATGTGTTTGTATGGATCTCTGTATATTACTATTCATCGTTGTCTTTTCAAGGGAAGAAGAGTGCCTGCAGGCGTTTTCGCAGTTTAATGGTCGCTGGTACGCAGGTCGTCAGCTCCAGTGTGAATTTTCACCAGTCACCAAATGGAAATCGGCTATATGTGGTAAGCAGCATTTCTGACTTGGAGAATGGGATCAATTAACGTCCCTTCATCCCCCTCCTGCAATGCAGAAGGATTACCGTAACAGCTTCGGACCTACACAAGGTCAAACCACCCCCACACCCACTCGCCACCATCTTGGTGCTCTTATGAAATCTGCAATACTAAAATAGGATTGAAGGTTTAAAGGGTTATTGCCATCTCCAGAATCCTATCCTCAGGGTGCCAATGGGATTGAAGAGGGAGCCCCACACTCtgaccatctagatgctgtagtcactattcACAGGAGCATTTAAGGGGTTGAATAACAATAGTCGCTGCCAACACTGATAATGGCTGCTgcggcaagttgtcagctatagagtacagccaacagctgctgtatTGTCAGCCGTCAGGGGATGCTGGTCTCTTATATCTCAgatcagtaaaaagatgtattggtggtcactaaggggcaaAACCATTTATTTGAATAGTATGGCGCCACCTGGTGTTCAGTGTATGGCAATGTATCAGCACACAGGCTCattccccccccccgccccccctcccCTCTGCAAACAGGTATCTGCATAATGGTCCACAGGAATCAGCTACACAGGGCAGTGACCCGGCAGTGTGGGGGGTGACGGAGCCGGTGTGACACGCAGCATTCAGCTACTTTGCTAGTCATgtacattattttatttttaaatatattaCAGCGCTGTTTCCGTAACACTTGCTGCACATGGGCTACTTGAGAACATCCCCCAAGCAAGTGCTTTGCTGCTGGATGCCAGACCAAATAACATATTTTGATCCATTTTCAGAGATGTCATACCAgggagttaatttttttttttttttcttcataggaTTATTTGAAAGGCAAAAATGTCCCCGTGGCAAACATTGCAATTTCCTGCATGTCTTCCAGAATCCAAATAATGAATTCTGGCAGGCCACAAGGGACGTAAACGTGTCACCAGATTGGAGAAACCCAAGTGAGAGGAGGGATCGGTCCAGTCGGTATGAAGACTACGGGGTGTCTAAGAGGTACCGCAGCCCCGACTCCAGGAGGAACGGAGAGTCTAGGAGGAGAAAAAAGAGCCACCACAAAAGCAAGAAGAAAAATCGCTCTCACCGGTCGAGAAACCGTAAAAGATCACGCAGCAAGAGTAAAAAGAAACGCAAGCGTAAGAGTCGCAGTCGTAGTTCTTCTAGGTCCAGAAGCAGAAGCAAAAGTTCATCCAGGTCAAAAAGTCATAGCAGAAAGAGCAGAAGCCGATCTAGGTCAAGAAGCCGTTCTACGTCAAGAAGCCGATCTAGGTCCAGAAACCGATCCAGATCTAGGTCCAGAAACCAATCCAGATCTAGGTCCAGAAACAGGTCCAGAAACCGGTCCAGGTCCAGAAACCAATCCAGATCTAGGTCCAGAAACAGGTCCAGAAACCGGTCCAGGTCCAGAAACCGGTCCAGGTCCAGAAATCAATCCAGATCTAGGTCCAGAAACAGGTCCAGAAACCGGTCTAGATCCAGAAGCCGTGGCAGAAGACGGTCAAAGAGCAGAGAGCGGAGCCCAAAAAGCCCCAGTATGCAGAAGTGAAGTCCTAACCAGGTATGTGACATATACGCATTTCACCGAAAAAATGTATGAACCAAAATATCCATTCAGTCAAAGCCCATCCTCTAAAACTCTTGCACAGTACTGGTATGGCCTTGTACAAGCTCTGAGAGAAGCAAAGTCACAATATGGCACCCATACTAATCTATGGGCCCGTACTGTATTGGATTGATTCTGGTTTATACCACTCAGCTGGAGGCCAGAAGATCTGAGTAAGAGGTTTGGATGTAGTCCCTTGTATAGTCTTTCATCAGTAGGCATAGGGAAAAAACCAGTTAAAGTGTACTTAGAGTGGGTAAGTACTGATAATAGAGGAGAGATGCacttaacttaaagggaacctgtcagcaggattgtgcacagtaacctacacacagtgtcaggtcttgGCCGTTAAACTGATTACAATgccacctggtgatgaaatccgtcttgtggttgttgtttaatcttaattttcagttaatgatatgctcgtgctccagggcggcctgtggggggtcttcatgtggtgccctGATTAGGTATCCATAATGCAGGCTGCTGACAgtggatccctcactgacctgccccccatgGCTGGCACTTacctgcagaagcgtttttttttttttcttctacagaATATACAGGTATTCATTATACAAACTAGGGGTCATGtcagtgagagatcagtgacctgtcagcagtctgcattatgaatagctaagcagagcaccataTGAAGCACCCCCCTCAGGCCGCCCCAGAgcgtgagcatatcattaactcaaaactgaatatAAAGATTACAcagcaaccacaagactgatttaaccccttaacgaccaccgatacaccttttaacggcagcagttagggtacgtaaaccacagcgccgttaattaacggtatatcggcgaccgcaaaaaaaaaagtcagacagattttccatttaatttctctctcctttgataaGATCGCACATCAGAAGAAAGAGATATAGGGTCCCCTGATCACCACCCCGGTACCTCTCGTGACCCTGCAACCCCccttcttccaggagaaaatggcgggcgcatgcgcagtgcgcccgccgagatctgccggctagCAACAAAAGGAAATTTTTCctgttggttcattttgatcactacgatagaccttatcacagtgatcaaaatataaaaagtagtaaataaccccccccccccccccctttatcacccccttagttaaggaaaaataataaaataaaaaatatatatttatttccatttctccattagggttgagctaaggtgagggttggagttagaattgggggtttccactgtttaggcacatcagggggtctcgaaACGCGACATGTTGCCACCATTGATtttagccaattttgcgttcaaaaagtcaacacagtgctccttcccttctgagtcctgccatgcacccaaacagtggcttttccccacatatggggtatcggcgtactcaggagaaattgcacaacaaatttttttggtccattttctccttatacccttgtgaaaaaaaaaaaaaaaattggttccaaagtaaaaaaaaaaaaaagtaaaatgttaatttttttccttccacattgttttagttttcgtgaagcacctgaagggttaataaacttcttgaatgtggttttgcgcaccttgaggggtgcagttttaagaatggtgtaaagtagacatgtgggaaatgttatttattaagtagtttgtgtgacacgactctctgatttaagggcataaaaattcaaagtttgaaaattgcaaaattttcgccatatttccgtgtttttcataaataaatgcaagttatatcgaggaaatgttaccactatgatgaagtacaatgtgtcacgaaaaaacattctcagaatcagtggggtatgttgaagcgctccagagttattacctcataaagggacagtggtcagaattgtaaaaattgtcttgtCATTAAGCctaaattggctcagtcactaaggggttaatcaaccaaggtatcattttaatcagtataacggcgccgacctgacactgtgtgtaggttaccgtgcacaatcctgctgacaggttccgttTATGTGTTCATCTTAAATGATTGTGATGACAACTCCGTTAACAGTAAGTAATCTGTTCACACGATGAAGCCTCTGCCTTGCATCCACCGCTGAGTTTACCACAAAACAGAGCCAAGTGCCAAAAATAATAAATCCAGGCATAGGTTGGGTCCTTCTCAACCAAACTTCAAGAAAGGCCTGGCACAAGGTGAATAAAAACTATTAAAATCTCTTATCGGTACGTAACGCGTTTCTGGGCTCAAGAGCCCCTTTTTCAAGTGGtggagatctactatataattgtctaagggtcacttccgtctttctgtctgtccttctgtctgtcacagatattcattggtcgcggcctctgtctgtcatggaatccaagtcgctgattggtcgtggcaaaacgcccacgaccattgccacgaccaatcagtgacggccacagtctggcggcaatatggccgctctttcctccccgcagtcagtgctcgctccatactcccctccagtcatccagtcagccctcacacagggttcatGCCAgcgttatgcagcatcaatagtaaaaagatctactgttacaaataataataataaaaaaaatgttattctcaccctccgacgtgtcgccctgtcctcggcagttcaagcggcaggctccggtgccaaggatgctatgcgagaaggacctgccatgacgtcacggtcatttgacagtgacatcacaggtcctgcgctcattccaaccctgggaccggaagctgccgcgtgcaccgcacacaggtgataggactacaaggggccctcggaaggtgagtatatgtttattttttaacctgttacatatgtggctgggcaatatactacatagctggccaatatactacgtgactgggcaatatactacgtggctgggcaatatactacgtgtctgtgctgtatactacgtgactgggcaatatactacgtagctgggaaatatactatgtgactgggcaatatactacgtgactgggcaatatactacgtgactgggcaatatactacgtagctgggcaatatactacgtgactgggcaatatactacgtgactgggcaatatactacgtggctgggcaatatactacgtgactgggcaatatactacgtgactgggcaatatactacgtgactgggcaatatactacgtggctgggcaatatactacgtggctgggcaatatactacgtggctgggcaatatactacgtgactgggcaatatactacgtgtctgtgctgtatactacgtgtctgtgctgtatactacgtagctgggcaatatacgacgtggttgggcaatatactacgtgtctgtgctgtatactacgtggctctgtgctgtatactacgtagctgggcaatatactacgtgggctgtgcaatatactacgtgactgggcaatatactacgtgtctgtgctgtatactacgtgtctgtgctgtatactacgtagctgggcaatatactacgtggttgggcaatatactatgtgtctgtgctgtatactacgtggctctgtgctgtatactacgtagctgggaaatatactacgtgggctgtgcaataaactacgtgactgtgcaatatactacgtgactgggcaatatactacgtggaaatgcatattctagaataaccgatgcgttagaatcgggccaccatctagtatggacTTAAAGGCTGTCTGCTATTTATGTAAAGACACAAACACCAAGGACGTAGATATGGAAGACATTCCCATAATGCATTAATTGGATCAAACCATCACTTAAATTACAAAAACAGCTGAGCTACATTGTCACATTACCTCACAGGGTTGCCGCTCTGATGCCATGCCGTCACATTACCTCACAGGGTTGCCGCTCTGATGCCATGCCGTCACA
The Ranitomeya imitator isolate aRanImi1 chromosome 3, aRanImi1.pri, whole genome shotgun sequence genome window above contains:
- the ZRSR2 gene encoding U2 small nuclear ribonucleoprotein auxiliary factor 35 kDa subunit-related protein 2 produces the protein MAASVEEGSAAERINHKKARSLLKKERRKKKRQEIAKLRDTEGNQERVSAEDEEEEDDLQQEIERQRLHEEWLVREQKAQEEFQLKLEKQEAARRREEEERKLIEEWRQQEIREKAEEPEQVKKREREEAVQKLLDEAESQLENGSVWHNPEAPEGYGTEKDRAHCSFYLKTGACRFGDRCSRKHCFPSSSQTLLVRGMFVTFGMEQCRRDDYDTDASLEYGEEEIYQQFLEFYADVVPEFKTVGKVIQFKVSCNFEPHLRGNVYVQYRTEEECLQAFSQFNGRWYAGRQLQCEFSPVTKWKSAICGLFERQKCPRGKHCNFLHVFQNPNNEFWQATRDVNVSPDWRNPSERRDRSSRYEDYGVSKRYRSPDSRRNGESRRRKKSHHKSKKKNRSHRSRNRKRSRSKSKKKRKRKSRSRSSSRSRSRSKSSSRSKSHSRKSRSRSRSRSRSTSRSRSRSRNRSRSRSRNQSRSRSRNRSRNRSRSRNQSRSRSRNRSRNRSRSRNRSRSRNQSRSRSRNRSRNRSRSRSRGRRRSKSRERSPKSPSMQK